The nucleotide sequence AGCAGGTCCGGGAGGCCGGGCTGCCGGTGACCCTGCGGGTGGACGGCACACCTGGCCCGCTGGACCCCGGGGTGGCGCTGACCGTCTTCCGGATCGTCCAGGAGGCGCTCACCAACACCCTCAAGCATGCCGGCGCGGCCACCGCCCAGGTCCGGCTGAGCTTCGGGGTCTACTGGCTGATCGTCGAGATCGCCGACACCGGCCGGGGGCCGGCGCCGGGGAGTGGACGGCTGGGGCACGGCCTGGTGGGGATGCGGGAACGGATGGCCCTCTACGGTGGAACCCTCCGTACCGGTCCCCGTCCGGGCGGCGGCTACCGGGTGTACGCCAAGATGCCGATGGAGCAACTGGGCGCACCGATCGACAAGGGGGCCGCATGAGTGACGGCAGGGACACCGGCCGGCCGGTACGCGTACTGCTCGCCGACGACCAGCCGCTGCTGCGCACCGGATTCCGGATGGTGCTGGGCGCGGAGGACGACCTGGACATCGTCGGCGAGGCCGGTGACGGTGCGGAGGCGGTCGACCTGTCCCGGCGGCTGCTGCCCGACGTGGTGCTGATGGACATCCGGATGCCCCGGATGGACGGTGTGGCCGCCACCCGGGCGATCATCGACGCCCGGCTGCCGGTGCGGGTGCTCATCCTGACCACCTTCGACCTCGACGAGTACGTGGTGGGCGCGCTCCGGGCCGGGGCGAGCGGCTTCCTGGCCAAGGACGTACCCGCCGAGGACCTGGTCACCGCGATCCGCACCGTCGCCGCCGGTGAGGCGGTGGTGGCGCCCCGGATCCTCAAGCGGCTGCTGGACCGGTTCGCCGAGACGCTGCCCGACCCGGACGCCACCCCGCCCAAGGCGATCGGGGTACTCACCGAGCGGGAACGGGAGGTGCTGGTCCAGGTGGCGCGCGGGCTGTCGAACGCGGAGATCGCCCGGGTGCTCTCGGTGAGCGAGACGACGATCAAGACCCATGTCGGGCACGTGCTTACCAAACTCGGCCTGCGTGACCGGGTGCAGGCGGTGGTGCTCGCCTACGAGACCGGGCTGGTCCGGCCCGGGGGGTGACGGCGCAGGCGGGACCGGCCTCGGGGAGACCCCGGGGGCGGAGCCGTCCGGCAGGCGTAGCCGGGCGCCTCGGGTACCCCCCTTCGGAAGTAGGCCCCTGGGTCGGCACGGCGTACGACCCGCCGGGCGCGGAGTCGTCCGGCCGGAGGACGGGGCCGCCGCGCCGGGCGTACCCGAGAACCATCCCGGCGCACGACGGCCCGGCGGATTTCCGCGCCTACCGTTGCAGTCAGGTAGGGCTACGGCGGTGGGTCGCACCGCCGGACGGAGGGGACGGCATGACCGCGATCACGGGGGCAGCGGAGCGGACCGGGTCGACATTCGACCGATCGACGCACAGCGCAAGCGGATCATGACAGACTGATACGACTCGGCCGCGGGGATCCCGAGCGCACGCCCGACCCGGGGATTCGACCTGCCGGGCGAAGCGTCCGGGAAACGGACCCGACGGGCGAGCGTTGCCGGACCGATCGGTGAGGATTGCCGACCCGCCCGGCCCGAGTGCCGGCTCGTCTATCGCGATTAACGGCACCGACACACAGTTGACGGCACCGACACATATCAGTCAGGGGCAACCCTGATTCGGTGTCAGGGCGGACCCGCAGCGATTTTTCCGCGTCGAACTACGCCGCGGGACGGACGCCGGGATTGCCCGGGTCGCCGACGATGGATCCTGCCGGCCGGACCGTGTGGTCCGGTCGGACCAAGAATTTCTAGGGGGAGATGTACGTGACCGCGACGGTAGCCCGAGATGCCCAGTTCGCCGCCCGGGCCAGCGACGTGTGGAAGGTGTACGGCAGCGGGGAGGCGCAGGTCGTCGCGCTGCGCGGCGTGAACGCGGAATTCGAGAAGGCCCGGTTCACCGCGATCATGGGACCGTCCGGATCCGGCAAGTCGACACTGATGCACTGCCTCGCCGGGCTGGATTCGGTGACCCGGGGAACCATTCATATCGGCGACACCGCGGTCACCGGACTCGGTGACGCGGGTCTGACGAAACTGCGCCGGGACAAGGTCGGTTTCATCTTCCAGCAGTTCAACCTGCTGCCCACGCTGACGGCGCTGGAGAACATCCTGTTGCCGCTCTCGATCGCCGGGCGTAAACCCGACAAGGAATGGCTCGACACCGTCATCGACACCGTCGGGCTGCGGGACCGGCTGGGGCACCGCCCGGCCCAGCTCTCCGGCGGCCAGCAGCAGCGGGTGGCGTGCGCCCGCGCGCTCGCCTCCCGGCCCGAGGTGATCTTCGCCGACGAGCCGACCGGCAACCTGGACTCCCGGGCCGGTGCCGAGGTGCTCGGCTTCCTGCGCCGGTCCGTCGCCGAGTACGGGCAGACCATCGTGATGGTCACGCACGACCCGGTGGCCGCCTCGTACGCCGGCCGGGTCATCTTCCTCGCCGACGGCCAGATCGTCTCCGAGCTGATCGAGCCGACCCCGGAGACCGTGCTGGACACCATGAAGAAGCTCGACGGGCTTGCCGAGGCGGGGCTCTGATGCTGCGCGCGACCCTGAAGAGCCTGCTCGCCCGCAAGATACGGCTGGTCCTCTCCGGCCTGGCCGTCGTGCTCGGCGTGATGTTCGTCTCCGGCGCCTTCGTCCTCACCGACACCCTGGCCCGGTCCTTCGACACCGTCTTCAGCGACGCGTACGCCGGCACCGACGTCGGCGTCAGCGCCAAGCCGAAGATCGACGTCAGCGAGATGGAGGGAATGGAGGTCGCCGCCACCTTCCCGGCCAGCGCCCTGGAGCAGGTCCGCAAGGTCGACGGGGTGGCCGAGGCCACCGGGTTCGCCACCGCCGACGGCGCCCGGGTGATCGGCAGCAACGGCAAGGTGCTGACCTCCGTCGGGCCGCCCCAGCTCGGCACCAACTGGACCGGCGAGAGCGGTCAGCTCGAACTGCGCGAAGGCCGCGGCCCGACCGCCGACAGCGAGATCGCCGTCAACGGGGCCGTGGCCAAGGCGGCCAAGATCACCGTCGGCGACCGGGTCGGGGTGCTCACGCTGCAACCGAAGCGCGAGTTCACCGTGGTCGGGGTCTTCGGCTACAGCAACGACCGGGACAGCCTCGGCGGCGCCCAGGAGGTGGCGTTCACCGAGCGGGTCGCCCAGGAGGTGATGCTCGGCCAGCCCGGCGTCTTCTCCGAGCTGAGCGTCAAGGCCGCCGACGGGGTCGACCCGGCCGACCTGCGCGACGACATCACCGCCGCGCTCGGCGACGGCTATGTGGTGAAGACCGGCGAACAGCTCTCCGCGGACGCCTCCGCCGGGCTCAAGGATGGCCTCGCCTTCTTCAACAACATCCTGCTCGGCTTCGCCGGTGTCGCCCTCTTCGTCGGCATCTTCCTGATCCTCAACACCTTCTCGATCATCGTCGCCCAGCGGACCAAGGAACTCGCGCTGCTCCGGGCGATCGGCGCCGGCCGCCGCCAGGTGATCGGCTCGGTGCTGGTCGAGGCGGTCGCGATCGGCCTGGTCGCCTCGGTACTCGGGCTCGGCGCCGGGATCGGCGTCGGCGCGCTGCTGGCGTACGTCTTCGGGCAGACCGCCGGTGGGCTGCAACTGGCCGGGCTGGGCGTACCACCGGCGGCGGTGATCAGCTCCTTCGCGGTCGGCCTGGTCGTCACGGTCGTCGCGGCGGTGCTCCCGGCGATGCGGGCCGCCCGGATCCCTCCGGTGGCCGCCATGCAGGACGTGGCGACGCCGGACCGGCCGCTGACCAAGATCTCGGTCGCCGGTGCTGTGGTGACGGCACTCGGCGGCACCCTGATGGCGCTGGGCCTGAGCGGCAGCGCCGGAGACAACACCCTGCCGGCCATCCTCGGCGGCGTGCTGCTGTCGTTCGTCGGGGTGGCGCTGCTGACCCCGCTGATCAGCCGTCCGGTGGTCGGGCTGCTCGGCCGGCTCTTCTCCTGGTCGGTGCCGGGCAAGCTGGGCCGGTTGAACTCGGGCCGCAACCCGCGCCGGACCGCGATCACCGCCGCCGCGCTGATGGTCGGCATCGCCCTGGTCACCGGCGTGACGGTGATCCTCGACTCGGCCAAGAGCAGCATCACCGAGCTGGCCGAGGACACCATCCAGGCCGAACTGGTGATCTCCGGGGCGCAGACCGGTGCCCGGCCGCCGAGCTTCGACCCGGCGGTACTGGACCGGGCCGCCGAACTGCCCGGAGTGGCGATGGTCGCCGGGCTGTACGCCGACCGGGCGATAATCGGCGACAAGCAGGGCTGGGTCACCGCGACCAGCAACGTCCCGGCGCTGCGGGAGATCTACCGGGCCACCCCGACCGCCGGCAGCATCGACACGCTCGGCCCGAACCAGCTCATGGTCGACTCCGGGACCGCCAAGGAGCGGGGCCTCTCGGTCGGGTCCACAGTGCCGGTCCAGCTGTCCCGGGGCGAGGCCCGGACCTACACGGTGACCGGGATCTACGCCGAGTCGGAGCTGTTCGGCGGGTTCCTGGTGCCGGCGTCGGCGGCGGTCGACTTCGCGGTGCCGCAGCCGTCCCAGGCATACCTGAAGCTGGCGCCGGGCGCCACGGTGGACCAGGTGATGCCCCGGGTCGAGACGCTGCTCGCGGACAGCCCCGAGGTGTCGGTCGCCGACCGGGCCGACTTCATCGAGCAGCAGACCAGCCAGCTCGACGGCCTGCTGACGATGATCCAGATCCTGCTGGCGCTGGCGATCGTGATCGCCGTACTCGGCATCGTGAACACGCTGGCCCTGTCGGTGCTGGAACGTACCCGGGAGTTGGGTCTGCTCCGGGCGATCGGGCTGCGACGGGGGCAGACCATGCGGATGATCACCGTCGAGGCGGTGGTGATCTCGGTCTTCGGTGCCCTGCTCGGGGTGGCGGTCGGCGCCGGGCTCGGTGCCGCAGTGGTCCGGGCGCTGCGTGAGGACGGCATCACGAACCTGGTGCTGCCGTGGACCGAGATGGGTGTCTTCCTGGGTCTGGCGGCCGTGGTCGGTGTGGTCGCGGCGGTACTGCCGGCGATCCGGGCGGCCCGGCTGAACGTGCTCGGCGCGATCGCGCACGAGTAGCGGACCGGCCCGCGGCCCTGGGGGTGGCCGTGGGCGGCAGGGCCGGGGGCGGCGTCGGGACGGGCGCCGCCCCCGGCCGCGTCCCGGTCCGGCCACGTCCCGGTTCGGTTGTGCGGCGGTACGGTCAGACCGCCTCTGAGCCGTTTCCGTCCGGGCCGGTCGTGCGCCAGGCCGGCCGTATGCCAGGCCGGTCGTGCACCAGGCCGGCCGCGCTCCGGGCGTCAGCGGGACAGGTCGAGCGGCGAGAGCAGGCCGGCGAGCAGGTCCAGGTCGACTCCGGCCAGCGTCTCCAGCAGGCGTACACCGTCGGCCGGGTCGATCGGCACCGCGTGCGGCACGGCGAGTACGGCGGCACCCGCGGCGAGCGCACTCGCGACCCCTGCCGGCGAGTCCTCGATCGCCACGCACCGGGCGATCGGCACGCCCAGCAGCCGGGCCGCCGTCAGGTACGGCTCCGGGTCCGGCTTCGTCGCGGCCACCTCGTCGCCGCAGACCACCACGTCGAAGGTGTCCCGGCCCAGCGTCTCCAGCGCGATCTCCACCACCGCCCGACGGGTCGAGGTGACCAGGGCGGCCGGTACCGCGGCGGCGCGTACCGCCGTGACCAGGGCCAGCGCGCCCGGTCGCCACCGCAGGTCGCTCAGGAACAGCTCGCCGACCCGCCGGTCGACCCAGGCGGCGCTGACCGCCGGGTCCCGCCAGGTCTGCCCGAGGTCGGTGTGCAGGATCCGCATCGACACGGTCATGTCGGTGCCGACCATGGCGAGCCGGGCGGCCTCGGAGAGGGTGCCGCCGTAGTGCGCGGCGAGTTCCTGGAGCCCGATGTCCCACAACCGCTCGCTGTCCACGAGCGTGCCGTCCATGTCGAAGAGCACTGCGGCGGGATGCTGGCTGTTCAGGACTTCCTCCCGGATCTGACGCGAGTTGCCGCTCCCGATCGTGCCAACGCCGTCCGACGATCCCGGCACACCGGCCGGCAAGTGTGGCGGACGCCTCAGTCCGCCGACCGGCGGCGGGCAGCGGTCGACCGGCGTCGGGAAGCGAGGCGTCAGCCCAGTTCGCAGGCGTCCAGTGAGCGTTCGTAACCGCCGAAGAACGCGTCGGTGCGCTGCTCCGCCGTGCCGTGCGCCCCCTCGGCGAACCACGGCTGGCCCGGGTCGTCGGCAACCGCCCGCAGCCCGGCGGCCAGCTCGTCGAGGTCGCCGTCCTCGATCGTCAGCGCCCGGGACCGCACCGAGTCCCCGAGGTACGCCCCGGCCATGCAGTCGGCCTGCAACTCCTGCTGGATGGTGAAGTCGTACCGGATGCCGAGTCGCACCTGCACGCCGTGCGCGTACTCGTGCCCGAGCAGGTAGAAGAGGAAGGCGTCGCCGACCTGCCGGAACGCGGCGACCGCCCAGTTGACGTCGTAGGCGATGAAGTCGCCGGCCGAACAGTAGACGGCGTTGTTGCGCGGCAGTGGCTGGCCGGCGCAGCCGATCTCACCCTCCCGCTGGTAGGCGGCGATCCGCCGGATCGGCTGGAACCGCTCCCCCGACGCCTCGAAGCGCTCCGTCCAGTACTCCTCGGCGACCCGTACCGCACCGGTGATGTCGCGCTGGAACTCGTCGACGGTCATCGTGCCGTCCGCCTCGGCGCTTCCGCCCGGCGTATCCGGCCCGCCCGGTGCCGGACCGCCCTCCCCGCCGTCGCCACCGGCGAAGCAGGCGGCCGCGACGACGAGCGTCACGCCCAGCGCGAGGAGCCGCCCGAGTCGGTCGGTACGGCGCAACGGACGCATCACGGCCCCTCCCACTGGACACCGGAACAGAAACACTTCCCAGGGTGGCGACCGGGTCAAACCCCGTGCCGGCCGGCCGGAGGCCCGAAGCCGTCTCCGCCGGACCGGCGCCCCCGACCCGAGAGCGGGCGCATTTCCCGCGTTCGCGTGAGGTTGTGGCGCCGGTTACCGGCAAGACCGCAGGCGTGACGACGACCGACGCTGCCGTACCACCGATCCCGGACCGCCCGGTCCGGTGCCGCCGTGGCGGGCCCGGTGCCGGTCCGGCCGCGCCGGCGGCCGGAGTTCCGACGATCGTCCCGCTGGCCCGGACCCCGCGCAACCTCGGCGCCCTCGCCCTGCTGACCGTCGCCGCCGCACCCGGCGACACACCAGTGTGGACAGTGCTGGTGCTGGTCCTGACCTGTGTCGCGATCCCACTCGCCGTCGGCCTGGACGGCGGCCCCGGGCTGGTCCGGACGCTGCTGCTCGGCGTCACCGCCACCCGAACCCGAACGACCGATCACCGGCAACGAGAGGAGAAACCGGTATGAACCGAATATCGCCGAACGACAGGCCCCAGCCCGAGCGTGACGGCGAGGGCTGGATCGACGTCGGGCCCCGCAACGTGGAGCTGGACCTACAGAACCTGGACCTGCTGGTACCGCCGCCGACCGACCGGGGCACGGTGCCCAACCTGAAGTTCTCGTTCTCCAACGCACACACCCGGATCGAGCGGGGCGGCTGGACCCGCGAGGTGACCCAGCGCGAACTGCCGATCGCCACAACGCTCAGCGGTGTCGACATGGCCCTCGAACCCGGCGCCTACCGGGAACTGCACTGGCACCAACAGGCCGAGTGGGGGTACGTGCTGACCGGCAGCTGCCGGATCGGCGCCGTCGACCAGGAGGGACGCAACTTCCTCGACGGGGTCGAGCAGCTCGCCGACCTGCCGGAGAAGGAGAAGTACATCTTCCCCGGCCAGGTGCCGCCGCCGCTGGACGCCGACCGGGTGGTCAGCCCCACCGGCGACGTGCCACGCACCTTCAAGCACCGGCTGCACGCCCAGGCACCGGAACGCTTCGACGGCGGCACGGTACGGATCGCCGACGTGACGAACTTCGCCGCCGCGACCACCATCTGCGCGGCCCTGGTGGAGGTCGAGCCGGGCGCGATGCGCGAACTGCACTGGCACCCCACCGACGACGAGTGGCAGTACTACATCTCGGGCAGCGGCCGGATGGGCGTCTTCGCCAGCTCCGGGGTGAACCGCACCTTCGACTACCGGTCCGGGGACGTCGGCTACGTGCCGTTCGCGTACGGGCAAGGACCGGCCGGGCCGACGTGGTCCGCAACGACGCCACCGCCCCGCCCAGGAGTTCCGGATCCCGCTGCACCAGTCCGGCGACGTGCTGCGCGACGCCCCATCACAGGCCGCTGTCGACCCGCTGCGCGACCCCGAACAGCCGCTCCGCGAGCTGGTGCGCCCGGTCCGCGTCACCGAGCGCCAGCGCGGCCCGGACCAGCGCCGGTGCCTGCTGCGGGACGAGCAGCAGCGGACGTACCGACCGGGCCAGCGCGTCGACGGCGGCCCGGAGGAACCCGGCGTGCCGGTCCGGTTCCGGGTCGAAGGCGGCGGCGCCGGCCAACCGGGCCCAGGCGACGGCGTCCGGCCAGTCCGCCGGCGGCTCGACGCCGGCCAGCAGTTCGCGGGCGGTCTCCGGGCGCCCCCGCCGGAACGCCACCTCCACCCGCACCGCCAGCAGCTCGGCGTGCACCTCGTCGGCGAGCTGACCGGACGGCCAGCGGCGCAGCGCCAGCTCCGCCCGGGTCGCCGCCTCCGGAAGCTCCCCGGCGGCGATCCGGAGCCGGCAGTCCAGCGCCGTCAGCATCGGCTGCGTCGCCGCGCCGAGCGTGCCCAGGTCCGCCTCGGCGAACCGCAGCGCGGTGCCGGCCTCCTCGTACTCGCCGCAGGCGAGCTGGCAGGCGATCCGCTCGACCCGCAGTACCGCGCCCTGCGCCCGGGCCGCCGGAACGCTCGGGTCGACCCGGCCGAGCAGCCGCCGGGCGGCCGGCAGGTCCCCGCCGGACAGCGCCGCTCCGGCCCGGGCCAGCGCCAACCGCAGCTCGCCGGCCGGGGCGGGCGCGTCGGCCTGGGCCTGGTCCGCCGCCGCCAGCAGCGACTCGATGTCGGGGTGGCCGAGCCGGCCCGCCACGGCGGCCAGCGTGGTGAGCAGCCAGCTCCGCTGGTCGGCACCCAGATCGGGCTGGGCCAGGGCGCGGTCCAGGTAGGCCAGGGCCAGCGAGGGGCGGCCGGTGGCGTACCAGGCGCCGAGCCGGCCGAGCAGCAGTGCCCGGTAACCGGCCCCGGCCCGGTCGGCCGCGATCTCGTCGTCCAGGATCGCCAGTGCCGGCTCGATCCGCCCGGCCAGCATCAGGTGGTCGACCGCGGCCAGCGCCCAGTCCCGGCGCAGTTGCGGCGCGAGCCCGGCGTCCCGACCGGCCCGGACCGCCAGCAGCAGGTCGGCCGCCGTCGCCGGATCGACCGCCGGATCGGCGACCAGCCGGGAAACCAGGGGTACGTCGACCGGCCCGGCCGCCTCCAGTACCCGTAACAGGTGGCCGGCGGCCGCCGCCGGGTGTCCCTGCTCGGCCAGTACCCCGGCCGCCCGGGTGTGCAGCGCGGCCAGCAGCGACGGCGGCACGTCCCGCCGGACGGCGTCCCGCAGTTCCGCCGAGCCGGGCCGTAGTCCGCCGGGCGAGTCCACCAGCGCGCCCTCGGCGACCAGTGCCTCCACGTCGTCGTGCAGCGCCGGGCCGGACCGCTCGGTCATCCGCTCCACGAACCAGACCTGGCACGGCTCGTCGCAGATCGCGACCGCCCGGAGGATCCAGCGCTGGGCGGCGGAGCCGAAAGGCTGCCCGCCGACCGCCGATCCGCCCGCCGCAGGCTCGTCCGCCGCCGATCCGCTCGCCGCAGGGCCGGCCGGCCGGTCCAGCGCGAACGACGTGGCCATGGCACCCCCTCGGCGGCGGCCGGCACCGGACACGAGACGGATTCGGCCTTCCGTTCCGAGGCTATCCAGGGCGTTCCCGACCGCGCCGGAGTTCGCCCGCATTCGCCGGCCGCACGCACCCCCGGGTCGCCGGTGCCCGGTCACCTGGCGTTGAAGTAGCTGGCCTCCGGATGGTGTACCACGATGGCGTCGGTCGACTGCTCCGGCACGAGCTGGTACTCCTCGGAGAGCCGGACCCCGATCCGTTCCGCGCCGAGCAACTCGACCAGCCCGGCCCGGTGTTCCAGGTCGGGGCAGGCCGGATAGCCGAACGCGTACCGGCAGCCCCGGTAGTCGGTGCGGAGCAGCCCGGCGAGGTCGGCCGGATCGTCGTCGGCCACCGTACCGCCGCCGGGCAGGGTCAGCTCGCCCCGGATCCGGCGGTGCCAGTACTCGGCGAGAGCCTCGGTGAGCTGCACCGACAACCCATGCACCTCCAGGTAGTCGCGGTACTCGTCGGCGGCGAAGAGCTTCCCGGCGTACTCCCCGATCGGCTGCCCGACGGTGACCAGTTGCAGCGCGACGACGTCGAGCCCGGCGCCCCGGGGCCGGAAGAAGTCGGCCAGGCAGAGCCGCCGCTCCTGCCGCTGCCGGGGAAAGCCGAACCGGGCCCGCTCGACCTCGCCCCGCTCGTCGAGCAGCACCAGGTCGTTGCCGTCGGAGTAGGCCGGGAAGTAGCCGTAGACGACGGCCGCCTCGAGCACCCGGTCGGCGGCGAGCCGGTCCAGCCAGGCGCGCAACCGGGGTCGCCCCTCGGTCTCCACCAGTTCCTCGTAGCTCGGCCCGGCGCCGCCGCGCGAGCCGCGCAGCCCCCACTGGCCGCCGAAGGTGGCCCGCTCGTCGAGCAGCGCCGCGTAGTCGGCCAGCGGGATGCCCCGGACCACCCGGGTGCCGTAGAACGGCGGCGTCGGCACCGCCAGGTCGGTCGGCACGTCGGAGCGGACCGAGTCGTCGGAGAGTTCGGGCAGCTCCGCGCCGACCCGGGCCCGCTGCCGATCCCGGCGGGCCCGCCGGGCGGCCAGCGCCGCCTCCCGCTCGGCGTCCACCACCGGGGCGCCGCCACGTTTCGCCGCCATAAGCCGGTCCATCAGGGACAGTCCCTCGAAGGCGTCCCGGGCGTAGTGCACCTCGCCGGCGTACGCCGCCCGGAGGTCGTCCTCGACGTACGAGCGGGTCAGCGCCGCACCGCCGAGCAGCACCGGCCAGCGCCCGGCGACACCCCGGGCGGCCATCTCGGCCAGGTTCTCCCGCATCACCACCGTGCTCTTCACCAGCAGCCCGGACATCCCGATGACGTCCGCCGCGTGTTCCTCGGCGGCGTCCAGGATCGCCGCGATCGGCTGCTTGATGCCGATGTTGACCACCTCGTAGCCGTTGTTGGTCAGGATGATGTCGACCAGGTTCTTGCCGATGTCGTGCACGTCGCCCTTGACGGTGGCCAGCACGATCCGGCCCTTGCCGCCGTCGTCGAAGCGCTCCATGTGTGGTTCGAGATGGCCGACCGCCGCCTTCATCACCTCGGCGGACTGGAGTACGAACGGCAGCTGCATCTGGCCGGCGCCGAAGAGTTCGCCGACCACCCGCATCCCGTCCAGCAGCAGCTCGTTCACGATCTCCAGCGCCGGCCGGCCGGTCAGCGCCTCGTCGAGGTCGGCCTCGAGTCCGTTGCGCTCGCCGTCGACCACCCGGCGCTTCAACCGCTCGTCCACCGGCAGCGCGGCCAGTTCCTCCGCCCGGCCGGCGCGGGCCGAGGCGGCGTCCACCCCCTCGAAGAGGTCGACGAACCGCTGCACCGGGTCGTGGCCGGGCCGGCGCCGGTCGTGGACCAGGTCCAGCGCCGCCGCCCGCTGCTCGTCCGGAATCCTGGCCATCGGCAGGATCTTGCTGGCGTGCACGATCGCGCTGGTCAGCCCCGCCTGCACGCACTCGTGCAGGAAGACCGAGTTGAGCACCTGCCGGGCCGCCGGGTTCAACCCGAAGGAGACGTTCGAGATGCCGAGGATGAAGTTCACCCCCGGATAGCGGCCGGCGATCTCCCGGATCGCCTCGATGGTCTCCAGCCCGTCCCGCCGGGTCTCCTCCTGACCGGTGGCGATCGGAAAGGTGAGGCAGTCGACCAGGATGTCCCGGCGGTCGATCCCCCACCGGCCGGTGAGGTCGTCGATCAGCCGGGACGCCACCCGGACCTTCCACTCCGCCGTCCGGGCCTGGCCCTCCTCGTCGATGGTCAGGGCCACCACTGCGGCGCCGTGCTCGCGGACCAGCGGCAGCATCCGGGCGTACCGGGAGTCGGGGCCGTCGCCGTCCTCGAAGTTGACCGAGTTGACCACGCACCGGCCGCCGAGCATCTCCAGCCCCGCCTCGACCACCGCCGGCTCGGTGGAGTCGAGCATCACCGGCAGGGTGCAGGCGGTGGCGAACCGGCCGGCGAGTTCGCGCATGTCGCGTACGCCGTCCCGGCCTACGTAGTCGACGCAGAGGTCGAGCAGGTGCGACCCGTCCCGGGCCTGGCTCCGGGCGATCTCGACACACGCCTGCCAGTCCCCGGCCAGCATCGCCTCCCGGAACGCCTTCGAGCCGTTGGCGTTGGTCCGCTCGCCGACCATCAGCACGCTGGCGTCCTGGTCGAACGGCACGTGGTGGTAGAGGCTGGCCACCCCCGGCTCCGGCTGCGGCGTCCGGGGCGGCGCCACCGGCCCGGCCCCGAGCCGGCGCACCACCGCCCGGATGTGCTCCGGGGTGGTGCCGCAGCAGCCGCCGACCAGGGTCAGGCCGTACCCGTCGACGAAGCCGGCCAGTGCCTCGGCCAACTCGTCCGGGGTGAGCGGATAGCGGGCACCGTCGGCGGTCAACTCCGGCAGCCCGGCGTTCGGCATCACCGACAGCGGGATCCGGGCG is from Micromonospora sp. WMMD1102 and encodes:
- the metH gene encoding methionine synthase, with the protein product MSTPLRDALGRRVLVADGAMGTMLQAAGLTLDDFEGHEGCNEILNVTRPDVVRSVHEAYLTAGADCVETNTFGTNLSALREYGIEDRIVELAEAGARLARQAADAAGTPDRPRYVLGAMGPGTKLPTLGHLGYPELRDAYQRNAAGLLAGGVDGLVVETCQDLLQAKAAVVGARRAFAEAGRELPVVCQVTVETTGTMLLGSEIGAALTALEPLGIDLIGLNCATGPAEMTEHLRYLSRHARIPLSVMPNAGLPELTADGARYPLTPDELAEALAGFVDGYGLTLVGGCCGTTPEHIRAVVRRLGAGPVAPPRTPQPEPGVASLYHHVPFDQDASVLMVGERTNANGSKAFREAMLAGDWQACVEIARSQARDGSHLLDLCVDYVGRDGVRDMRELAGRFATACTLPVMLDSTEPAVVEAGLEMLGGRCVVNSVNFEDGDGPDSRYARMLPLVREHGAAVVALTIDEEGQARTAEWKVRVASRLIDDLTGRWGIDRRDILVDCLTFPIATGQEETRRDGLETIEAIREIAGRYPGVNFILGISNVSFGLNPAARQVLNSVFLHECVQAGLTSAIVHASKILPMARIPDEQRAAALDLVHDRRRPGHDPVQRFVDLFEGVDAASARAGRAEELAALPVDERLKRRVVDGERNGLEADLDEALTGRPALEIVNELLLDGMRVVGELFGAGQMQLPFVLQSAEVMKAAVGHLEPHMERFDDGGKGRIVLATVKGDVHDIGKNLVDIILTNNGYEVVNIGIKQPIAAILDAAEEHAADVIGMSGLLVKSTVVMRENLAEMAARGVAGRWPVLLGGAALTRSYVEDDLRAAYAGEVHYARDAFEGLSLMDRLMAAKRGGAPVVDAEREAALAARRARRDRQRARVGAELPELSDDSVRSDVPTDLAVPTPPFYGTRVVRGIPLADYAALLDERATFGGQWGLRGSRGGAGPSYEELVETEGRPRLRAWLDRLAADRVLEAAVVYGYFPAYSDGNDLVLLDERGEVERARFGFPRQRQERRLCLADFFRPRGAGLDVVALQLVTVGQPIGEYAGKLFAADEYRDYLEVHGLSVQLTEALAEYWHRRIRGELTLPGGGTVADDDPADLAGLLRTDYRGCRYAFGYPACPDLEHRAGLVELLGAERIGVRLSEEYQLVPEQSTDAIVVHHPEASYFNAR